AATCCGGTATATATATGTGATGTCACCATCACTTGGGGAGGGCATATTACCCTCTATAAAACATCCACCTAAGCAGATGTATAAGATCAAAATGGCGGGGATGGGAAGATTCGAACTCCCGACCAACTGGTTCGTAGCCAGGTACTCTATCCAACTGAGCTACATCCCCGCAGGGTCTCGGTGTCTAATTTAGTCTTCTAAACCGACCCGATATAAATTTGTGAAGTGACTTCCGTCACAGCGAGAGGGTGTATATGTTCAACCCTCAGCAAGGTCAAGCAGTTTTTGAAAAAAAGTTTTTTTAAAACCGTCTGCCTTTATGTTTTTAGCTGCGCCCCTTTTTTTTGGAAGAAAAACGCCTGTCAGAAAAACTGACAGGCAGTGTATTCGAATGGCGGGGATGGGAAGATTCGAACTCCCGACCAACTGGTTCGTAGCCAGGTACTCTATCCAACTGAGCTACATCCCCGCAAAAGGTGCGTTGCTAACAACGTGAGGAGGGTTATATGCAGCATTGTTCAACCAGTCAAGACGAAATTTAAAAAAACTTGAATGTTCTCTGAATAGTGGGTGAATCTATAGACCGTATATAATGATACATAGACGACCGTTTAGAGTGGGCGCTGTTATAATTGTATGTACATTCCTCTTTTTACGTTTTTTGTCTATTGCCTACAGCGGAAGAAGTGGGTAGGGGAACAATGCGTTTGTTGTGACTTACTTTGGAATTTACTTATATCGATGCCCTTGCCGATAATAAATACCGCAACAAGCGCGTACAATGCAGAAAGTGTTGTACACATTCGGCACCTGTTGCATGGTGCACTTGAAGAAACTGACTTTTATACAAAAGCGGTTTGTTATGAATCCGATATCTCATCTTGATTGTATGAAAAGTTGTGGTACAGTGTACCGCGAAATTCAATCATAATGAGTTATGAACTAGAGAATATTATGCTCGAGAGAAAAATCGAACAGGCTCGGAACGAGCTTAGACAGATCGCTGCGGAATACGGTGCAGACAACATTTCTGTGGCATGGACAGGCGGTAAAGACTCTACCGTAACCCTTCATTTATGGAAGGACATTCTGGCTGAACTGGGTGTTGAGCGCGTAACGGCACTGAATATCGATACCGGCTGTAAATTTCCGGAAGTTCTCCATCAGCGTGACTGCTTAGCGCAGGATTGGGGTATTGACCTGACAATCGTGCGCCCTGAAGTAGATATGGCTGATTATCCGGTAGCGCAGGATAAGGTAACCTGTTGTGCCGACCTTAAAGTTGAGCCGTTAAGTCGTGGCGTTCGGCAGCAGGATATTGAAGTCTTGTTGACCGGTATTCGCAAAGATGAGCATCCAGACAGGGACCGACCAATGCGTGAGCAAAGAGAGCGGCCCGACTGCCTTATGATGCATCCAGTTTTGAACTTTAGCGAAATGGATATTTGGGCGTACACTATGCAGTACAATTTGCCGTACTGCCCGTTGTACGATTCCGGCTACCGTTCTTTAGGCTGTGTACCTTGCACCAAGCCGTGTGGTGGACTTGGCAGCGAAGCAGGGGAACGTGCCGGACGTGATAGTGATAAAGAGGCAAAAATGGATATGTTGCGCAGCCTCGGATATTTTTAGATCCGGTCGCAGTATACGCCTTCCATAAAGGCTTCCAAAGCGTCATCCATTTCACGCAGGTATGCTGCAATGTCGCTTTTATCGCCGCAATGTGTACATTCCATGTACACATGCTGGCAGCTGCGTTTTACAGTAAGCGGTTTTTTGCATTTTTTGCATGGAATGGTTGTCTCTGCGCTTCGCTTCCAGCTGGAACCCCACATATATGATAACTCCTTATCAGACCTAACGTACGCCTTGGTCTGAATACTTGATGGTTGTTTTGCGAAAGACGCTGATACCGTATTATTTTTTCCACTGCAATTGACTTATGCGGGGAATTTGGCGTTAACAGTAATACAATATTCTACGGATATTGCTTTTTATAGCACATCATGCCAAACAAATGGCCTGACCATTTTGATGACAAACCTGCGTTGCATAACAAGACTGGTTCATCAAAACATGATACTCTGTACTACCAGTTACCATAAGGAGAATTCTGATGTTGTCTGAAAAAATGAATCAAGCGTTGAATGATCAGGTAAAATGGGAAATGTTTTCCAGCTACCTGTACCTCTCTATGTCCGCATACTTTGCAGACAAAGGCATGGGCGGTTTTGCACAGTGGATGCGTGCACAGGCTCAGGAAGAACTCTTCCACGCAACTAAGTTTTACGATTACATCAACGAGCGCGGCGGTCGTGTAATTCTTCAGCCAATCGAAGCACCTGATAACGATTGGGCTAACACTCTTGAAGTGTTTGAAGAAACCCTTAAGCACGAACAGCTCGTAACTTCTCGCATCAATGATCTTGTAAACCTTGCTATCGATGAGCGCGATCACGCAACTAACATCTTCCTTCAGTGGTTCGTTTCCGAACAGGTTGAAGAAGAAGATTCCGTAAATGACGTTCTCGGTAAACTCAAAATGATCGGCGGTGAAGGTCAGGGCATGCTTATGCTCGACTCTGAACTCGGCCAGCGCGTGTTTACTCCGCCTGTTGCAAAATAATTCAGTTCTTACAAAAAATCCCCGTGTGCGTGATGCATACGGGGATTTTTTTATGCAGAAGCTTGCTCTGCCAGTCGTGGTTCGAGTGAGGTTGTGCAGACTACCCGAAGTAGAGAGGCGAAATTTTTTGAGGGGTGATATCGTGAAGAATGGCAACAAATTCTGTATTCCAGCTCCTGCAACCCATGGGATTATGCTGCTTTTCTTTCTAAATATTCGATGATAGTTCGAGCAAC
The sequence above is a segment of the Halodesulfovibrio marinisediminis DSM 17456 genome. Coding sequences within it:
- a CDS encoding phosphoadenosine phosphosulfate reductase family protein codes for the protein MLERKIEQARNELRQIAAEYGADNISVAWTGGKDSTVTLHLWKDILAELGVERVTALNIDTGCKFPEVLHQRDCLAQDWGIDLTIVRPEVDMADYPVAQDKVTCCADLKVEPLSRGVRQQDIEVLLTGIRKDEHPDRDRPMREQRERPDCLMMHPVLNFSEMDIWAYTMQYNLPYCPLYDSGYRSLGCVPCTKPCGGLGSEAGERAGRDSDKEAKMDMLRSLGYF
- a CDS encoding dual CXXC motif small (seleno)protein is translated as MWGSSWKRSAETTIPCKKCKKPLTVKRSCQHVYMECTHCGDKSDIAAYLREMDDALEAFMEGVYCDRI
- a CDS encoding ferritin, whose protein sequence is MLSEKMNQALNDQVKWEMFSSYLYLSMSAYFADKGMGGFAQWMRAQAQEELFHATKFYDYINERGGRVILQPIEAPDNDWANTLEVFEETLKHEQLVTSRINDLVNLAIDERDHATNIFLQWFVSEQVEEEDSVNDVLGKLKMIGGEGQGMLMLDSELGQRVFTPPVAK